One window from the genome of Rufibacter tibetensis encodes:
- a CDS encoding response regulator, which produces MAESKTILIAEDSSVILNLTKKILELQNYTVVSAKNGGEVLKKVQDQKIDAILMDLNIPVKNGMECTKEIRANENPQISQIPIIAVTGNANNYTLEQFKEAGINAYLPKPLDFDMLVQTVKEYVH; this is translated from the coding sequence ATGGCCGAGTCTAAAACCATTTTGATCGCAGAGGATAGCTCTGTTATTCTGAATCTTACAAAGAAAATATTAGAACTACAGAACTACACAGTAGTGTCGGCTAAAAACGGCGGCGAAGTTCTAAAGAAGGTGCAGGACCAGAAAATTGACGCCATTCTGATGGATTTGAACATCCCGGTAAAGAATGGGATGGAGTGCACCAAGGAGATCCGCGCGAACGAGAATCCACAAATCTCTCAAATTCCTATCATTGCTGTAACTGGTAATGCGAACAACTACACGTTGGAACAATTTAAAGAAGCCGGCATCAATGCGTATCTGCCTAAGCCGCTTGATTTTGATATGTTAGTGCAGACCGTAAAAGAGTACGTGCACTAA
- a CDS encoding MBL fold metallo-hydrolase, with product MKVTFLGTGTSQGVPVIGCECEVCRSLDYRDKRLRVSILVEVGNKNFIIDAGPDFRQQMLRERVKRVDAVLFTHEHKDHTAGLDDIRAFNFMQHIDMPLYADQRVLNQLQQEFSYIFTNHTYPGVPRVELHPIQNQPFDLQGVPITPINVLHHRLPVFGFRIGDFTYITDANYISEEEKEKIRGSKVIILNALRKEPHISHFSLSEAISVLEDLAPEQAYLTHISHLLGLHQRVEKELPSFVKLAYDGLALTI from the coding sequence GTGAAAGTAACTTTCTTAGGAACAGGCACATCTCAGGGCGTACCCGTAATTGGGTGCGAATGTGAGGTGTGCCGTTCCTTAGATTACCGGGACAAACGACTTAGGGTGTCTATTCTGGTGGAGGTTGGAAACAAAAACTTTATCATAGACGCGGGCCCCGACTTTCGGCAACAGATGTTGCGGGAACGAGTGAAGCGGGTTGATGCGGTTCTGTTCACGCATGAGCACAAAGACCATACGGCGGGCTTAGATGATATACGGGCGTTCAATTTCATGCAACATATTGACATGCCCCTGTACGCCGACCAAAGGGTGTTGAACCAGCTTCAGCAGGAATTCAGTTATATCTTCACAAACCACACGTACCCAGGCGTGCCCCGGGTTGAACTTCACCCCATCCAAAATCAGCCTTTTGATTTACAGGGTGTTCCTATTACTCCTATTAATGTCTTGCACCACCGCTTGCCTGTTTTTGGGTTCAGGATTGGTGATTTCACCTATATCACCGATGCTAATTACATCTCTGAAGAAGAAAAAGAGAAAATAAGAGGTTCAAAGGTGATCATATTGAACGCCTTGCGCAAAGAACCACACATCTCCCATTTTTCCCTCTCAGAAGCCATCTCCGTATTAGAGGATTTGGCCCCTGAACAAGCTTACCTCACCCATATCAGCCATTTGCTCGGCTTGCACCAGCGGGTAGAAAAAGA